The proteins below are encoded in one region of Pseudomonas putida S13.1.2:
- a CDS encoding ABC transporter ATP-binding protein, which produces MNHPLLRALAIYREMPWRFALVTALYIAGNLGLAWQQWLIGHAVDDVSAGRAVLRLADGNLDASVAWHWLWLLLAIALGRGLLQYAAAVLSLVLSQALLTRLRERILSQVQRLHLGYHWQHGMGELVTRTTRDADKVRDALITFWRQIIETPLVVIVAVGLLSWYDPLLGLVPLLLTGAGLWLFVVQTDRLVTLDRAVASAYDQVSQDLAEGIGGVRVIKAFGLEQQRIARFARQVEVFTGHARAALVYASSRIPLPQAVVALGHVWILVYGAHRVAAGALGIGELVTSLLVATTLVFRIEGIGRVMQTFADARASAERIWQLLDERPAIVGGHATLPAGPLGLKLDQVQVSAAEAGRPVLQGCSLTLLPGEVVALVGATGTGKSLLASLLPRLADAQHGSVQVGSDTAGWHNVRDLDLADLRRRVQVLPQESFLFSDSLAANLRMAAPQASDAQLREALRLAAAEDVLERLPHGLDTPLGDRGVTLSGGQRQRLCLARALLGAPDILCLDDATSALDALGERQVLHNIRRLHSASGQGPTLLLITSRLSTLLLADRVLMLENGRITANGSHAELCTNNAHYRDLLGIDHD; this is translated from the coding sequence ATGAACCACCCGCTTCTTCGGGCATTGGCCATCTACCGCGAAATGCCTTGGCGCTTTGCTCTGGTCACTGCCTTGTACATCGCCGGCAACCTCGGCCTGGCCTGGCAACAGTGGCTGATCGGCCATGCGGTCGATGATGTCAGCGCCGGCCGCGCCGTGCTGCGCCTGGCCGACGGCAACCTGGACGCCAGCGTGGCCTGGCACTGGTTGTGGTTGCTGCTGGCCATCGCCCTGGGCCGCGGCCTGCTGCAATACGCCGCCGCCGTGCTGTCGCTGGTGCTCAGCCAGGCCCTGCTCACGCGCCTGCGTGAACGTATCCTCAGCCAGGTGCAGCGCCTGCACCTGGGCTATCACTGGCAGCACGGCATGGGCGAACTGGTCACCCGCACCACCCGCGATGCCGACAAAGTGCGCGACGCGCTGATCACCTTCTGGCGGCAGATCATCGAAACCCCGCTGGTGGTAATCGTCGCGGTGGGCCTGCTGAGTTGGTACGACCCGCTGCTGGGGCTGGTGCCACTGCTGCTGACCGGCGCCGGGCTATGGCTGTTCGTGGTGCAGACCGATCGCCTGGTCACACTCGACCGCGCCGTGGCCTCTGCCTACGACCAGGTCAGCCAGGACCTGGCGGAAGGCATCGGTGGCGTGCGGGTAATCAAGGCCTTTGGCCTGGAACAGCAGCGCATTGCCCGCTTCGCCCGGCAGGTGGAGGTGTTCACCGGCCATGCCCGCGCCGCCCTGGTCTACGCCAGTTCGCGCATTCCGCTGCCGCAGGCGGTGGTGGCGCTGGGGCATGTGTGGATCCTGGTGTACGGCGCCCATCGCGTAGCAGCCGGCGCGCTGGGCATCGGCGAGCTGGTCACTTCGCTGCTGGTGGCTACCACGCTGGTGTTCCGCATCGAAGGCATAGGCCGGGTAATGCAGACCTTCGCCGATGCCCGCGCCAGCGCCGAACGCATCTGGCAACTGCTGGACGAACGCCCGGCCATTGTCGGCGGCCATGCCACCCTGCCTGCGGGGCCGTTGGGGCTGAAGCTTGACCAGGTGCAGGTCAGTGCGGCAGAGGCTGGCCGGCCTGTCCTGCAGGGCTGCTCGCTAACCCTGCTGCCCGGTGAAGTGGTGGCGTTGGTCGGCGCCACCGGCACCGGCAAAAGCCTGCTGGCCAGCCTGCTGCCACGTTTGGCCGATGCACAGCACGGCAGCGTGCAGGTCGGTAGCGACACTGCCGGTTGGCACAACGTGCGCGACCTCGACCTGGCCGACCTGCGCCGCCGCGTGCAAGTGCTGCCGCAGGAAAGCTTTCTGTTCTCCGACAGCCTGGCCGCCAACCTGCGCATGGCCGCACCGCAGGCCAGCGACGCCCAGTTGCGTGAAGCATTGCGCCTGGCCGCCGCCGAGGATGTGCTGGAACGCCTGCCCCACGGCCTGGACACCCCGTTGGGCGACCGCGGCGTGACCCTGTCCGGCGGCCAGCGCCAGCGCCTGTGCCTGGCCCGGGCGCTGCTGGGCGCGCCGGACATCCTCTGCCTGGACGACGCCACCAGCGCCCTGGATGCCCTGGGCGAACGCCAGGTGCTGCACAACATCCGCCGCCTGCACAGCGCCAGCGGCCAAGGCCCGACCTTGCTGCTGATCACCAGTCGCCTCTCCACCCTGCTGCTGGCCGACCGCGTGCTGATGCTGGAAAACGGCCGCATCACTGCCAACGGCAGCCATGCCGAGCTGTGCACGAACAACGCCCATTACCGCGACTTGCTGGGGATCGACCATGACTGA